From one Streptomyces sp. R41 genomic stretch:
- a CDS encoding amidohydrolase family protein: MERDRSSTALPLSRRQLLAAAGVAGAATALGTAPAKARTSAGLSLSFTRATNGSATLSPAGDRLIAELQNVLWSLPRTGGRAVPLTPADLEPNRPTHSPDGKLIAFCAYRGGGFHVWTMRPDGSDLRRRTDGPWDDRGPAWSPDGTRIAFASERCGDPVQGSPYRIHVLDLNSGELTRVTGLFGQDGPLQDGPWEDFDPTWSPDGKRILFVRAKAVTTPFGLGVDARTVAAVPADGAGPVALEHTETEAAQVMTPALARDGRRLAYLRTTASPNGSCTLVVDGKPVAVAGDIAPVPPRWTAAGELLLTVDGHFTLLRPEKPGEAEPIAFEGVLPVERPRYQVKEYDLGDARVRPVRGIHLPALSPDGRRVAFAALNSLWLADTSGGRAPERLRQSPATRYLLAPVWARDGRSLVYADDRDGLLGVYRRDLDTGEETALATGGRVHPVLSPDGERLACLDMTGRLVVRELSAGTERVLVTPLGGGGLPGRPSWSPDGRYIALCDRNRLNLRFREGYNVIRIVDTTTGADRLHAVAPHVSLADRYDSGPVWSPDGRWMAVVVESALCLLPVAADGTPQGEPRTLTTEPADHPSWSADSKTLLYLSGGRLRLIGVDGRDARTVRVPVDRRGSVPVDTVVHAGRLWDGTGDVVREDVDIVVRGGRIDSVEPHRAARRDARRRVDASNRTVVPGLWDTHTHPWQSTYGGRQTVGQLTYGITTAVSLGGFAYEQARIREAVASGELAGPRLLTTGELLDGSRVAYSMGRAHRTRDGLRRSLERGAALDWDFVKTYVRAPGWVMEEAARFAHERLGVRSGSHLLSLGVQLGQDLTTHLQATQRAEFGHAITATGRAYDDVVEIYSARGVNFALIATPFTSAPLLGADPALGDDPRVTVVMPPWDSAAVRQSAGVPPTAAQLATLRTETDIYRRVLAAGGLVALGTDQPLVPVGLSLHLGLRALHRGGLSPAGALRTVTVLPARLFGVDRDLGTVEPGKLADLTVVDGDPFTDFDTLLRTVSVLRGGTPYETADLVAAFEPSSRPAATRDDWLEVGRLMRRDGCCGSESL; the protein is encoded by the coding sequence ATGGAACGTGACCGGAGCAGCACCGCTCTTCCCCTCTCCCGCCGTCAACTGCTCGCCGCAGCAGGCGTCGCCGGGGCCGCCACCGCCCTCGGCACGGCCCCGGCGAAGGCCCGGACCAGCGCCGGTCTCTCGCTCTCCTTCACTCGGGCCACCAACGGTTCGGCGACACTCTCACCCGCGGGCGACCGGTTGATCGCCGAGCTGCAGAACGTCCTGTGGTCGCTCCCGCGCACCGGCGGCCGTGCCGTACCCCTGACCCCGGCCGACCTGGAACCGAACAGGCCCACGCACTCCCCGGACGGCAAGCTCATCGCGTTCTGCGCGTACCGGGGCGGCGGCTTCCACGTGTGGACGATGCGCCCCGACGGATCGGACCTGCGCCGTCGCACCGACGGGCCCTGGGACGACCGGGGCCCGGCCTGGTCACCCGACGGCACCCGTATCGCCTTCGCCTCCGAGCGCTGCGGCGACCCGGTGCAGGGCAGCCCGTACCGCATCCACGTCCTGGACCTCAACAGCGGCGAACTCACCCGCGTCACCGGGCTCTTTGGGCAGGACGGGCCCCTGCAGGACGGTCCCTGGGAGGACTTCGACCCCACCTGGTCGCCGGACGGGAAGCGCATCCTGTTCGTGCGGGCCAAGGCAGTGACCACACCTTTCGGACTGGGCGTGGACGCCCGCACCGTGGCCGCAGTACCGGCCGACGGTGCGGGCCCGGTCGCCCTCGAGCACACCGAGACCGAGGCCGCGCAGGTCATGACCCCGGCCCTCGCCCGGGACGGCCGCCGTCTGGCCTATCTGCGGACCACGGCATCACCCAACGGCTCCTGCACCCTCGTCGTCGACGGCAAGCCGGTCGCCGTGGCCGGAGACATCGCTCCCGTACCTCCTCGCTGGACCGCGGCGGGGGAGCTCCTTCTGACAGTGGACGGCCACTTCACGCTCCTACGCCCCGAGAAGCCGGGGGAGGCGGAGCCGATCGCCTTCGAGGGCGTGCTGCCCGTCGAGCGGCCGCGGTACCAAGTCAAGGAGTACGACCTCGGCGACGCGCGTGTGCGCCCGGTGCGGGGCATCCACCTGCCCGCGCTGTCCCCCGACGGCCGGCGCGTCGCCTTCGCCGCCCTCAACTCGCTGTGGCTGGCGGACACTTCGGGCGGCCGTGCGCCCGAGCGGCTCCGGCAGTCACCGGCCACCCGCTACCTCCTCGCACCGGTCTGGGCGCGTGACGGACGGTCGCTCGTGTACGCCGACGACCGCGACGGACTGCTCGGGGTGTACCGGCGGGATCTCGATACCGGTGAGGAGACCGCGCTCGCGACGGGCGGGCGGGTGCATCCGGTGCTGTCGCCGGACGGCGAGCGGCTTGCCTGCCTCGACATGACGGGGCGGCTCGTCGTGCGCGAGCTGAGCGCGGGCACGGAACGCGTGCTGGTGACGCCGCTCGGCGGGGGCGGGCTGCCCGGCCGTCCGAGCTGGTCGCCCGACGGCCGGTACATCGCGTTGTGCGACCGCAATCGCCTCAACCTGCGCTTCCGCGAGGGCTACAACGTCATCCGGATCGTCGACACGACGACCGGTGCCGACCGCCTGCACGCCGTCGCGCCTCATGTCTCCCTCGCCGACCGCTACGACTCCGGGCCGGTCTGGTCACCCGACGGGCGCTGGATGGCCGTAGTCGTCGAATCCGCGCTGTGCCTGCTGCCCGTCGCCGCCGACGGCACACCGCAGGGCGAACCGCGCACCCTCACCACCGAACCGGCCGACCACCCCTCGTGGTCCGCGGACTCCAAGACGCTGCTGTATCTGTCGGGCGGCCGCCTGAGACTGATCGGCGTCGACGGACGGGACGCCCGCACCGTGCGTGTCCCGGTCGACCGGCGGGGCTCCGTCCCCGTCGACACCGTGGTGCACGCCGGACGGCTGTGGGACGGCACCGGCGATGTGGTGCGCGAGGACGTCGACATCGTCGTACGAGGTGGCCGCATCGACTCCGTCGAACCGCACCGGGCCGCCCGCCGCGACGCACGGCGGCGGGTCGACGCCTCGAACCGCACCGTCGTCCCCGGGCTGTGGGACACCCACACCCACCCGTGGCAGAGCACCTACGGCGGACGCCAGACCGTCGGCCAGCTGACGTACGGGATCACCACCGCCGTGTCCCTCGGCGGCTTCGCGTACGAACAGGCCCGCATTCGCGAGGCGGTGGCAAGCGGCGAGCTCGCCGGACCCCGGCTGCTGACGACCGGCGAACTGCTCGACGGATCCCGCGTCGCGTACAGCATGGGGCGGGCCCACCGCACCAGGGACGGGCTGCGACGCTCGCTGGAACGGGGTGCAGCGCTGGACTGGGACTTCGTCAAGACCTATGTGCGGGCGCCGGGTTGGGTGATGGAGGAGGCCGCGCGGTTCGCTCACGAGCGCCTCGGGGTCCGCTCGGGAAGCCACCTCCTGTCTCTGGGCGTCCAGCTGGGGCAGGATCTGACGACCCATCTGCAAGCCACGCAGCGCGCCGAGTTCGGGCACGCGATCACCGCGACCGGGCGCGCCTACGACGATGTGGTGGAGATATACAGCGCCCGGGGCGTCAACTTCGCCCTGATCGCCACGCCGTTCACCTCCGCCCCGCTGCTCGGCGCCGATCCCGCTCTCGGCGACGACCCCCGTGTCACCGTCGTGATGCCGCCCTGGGACTCCGCCGCGGTACGGCAGTCGGCGGGCGTGCCGCCCACGGCGGCCCAACTGGCCACGCTGCGCACGGAGACCGACATCTACCGGCGTGTGCTGGCCGCGGGCGGTCTCGTCGCCCTCGGCACGGACCAGCCGCTCGTCCCCGTCGGGCTCTCCCTGCACCTGGGCCTGCGCGCCCTGCACCGCGGCGGACTGTCCCCGGCGGGGGCCCTGCGCACCGTGACCGTGCTGCCGGCCCGCCTGTTCGGAGTCGACCGTGACCTGGGCACTGTGGAGCCGGGGAAGCTGGCCGACCTGACCGTGGTGGACGGCGACCCGTTCACCGACTTCGACACACTCCTGCGCACGGTGTCGGTGCTCAGGGGAGGGACACCCTACGAGACGGCTGACCTGGTGGCCGCGTTCGAGCCGTCGTCGCGGCCCGCGGCGACACGCGACGACTGGCTCGAAGTCGGGCGGCTCATGCGGAGGGACGGCTGCTGCGGCTCGGAATCACTCTGA
- a CDS encoding serine/threonine protein kinase: MVKVQDSTGELVAGRYRLLEVAHREEGRVGWHGQDVDFERPVTLTRSRLPEHRHEETEHRTAARILRESERLGLVCPGRVAAVVDVIEEHDFVWTVTERSPGIPLTELLGRGPMNYIRAARIGLGLLDVLAAAHNAGVTHGDLSPGQVRVHERDAVTVNGFGLMGATVSPRVTAPSYASPEQARGEGTGPAADLWALGAMMYAMVEGWPPIRDRGRLDATLRAVERLPIRAPLSAGPLAPAIQGLLRRDHLERVPEPVVREALARILKEDLDDATAAAPLPLYRDPGTVARRTGRTRGGLPVSRPVLLGGALAVTVVCFAVLTAAGGLPDGDTSASGAAPSRTSSVPSADPTDPATLPERTPSASPTPSPSFTVGEKVPSGFSRYQAPEGFSIDLPKGWERLRTTSSADLSYRVTFGASGDPRTLAVTYSTRLGPDPVAVWSALEPSLRAASTGYERVGDIRAVDYRGREGADMEWYSVTDGGLREHTFGRGFLIGDHRGFSLRWTTPADDWNTSANRKALDVFLQSFRPSSK, encoded by the coding sequence ATGGTCAAGGTGCAAGACTCCACGGGCGAGTTGGTCGCCGGTAGATACCGACTGCTCGAGGTCGCCCACCGGGAAGAGGGCCGCGTCGGCTGGCACGGACAGGACGTCGACTTCGAGCGGCCCGTCACCCTGACCCGGTCGCGGCTCCCGGAACATCGGCACGAGGAGACGGAGCACCGTACCGCGGCGCGGATCCTGCGCGAGTCCGAGCGCCTGGGGCTCGTCTGTCCCGGCCGGGTGGCCGCGGTCGTCGACGTGATCGAGGAGCACGACTTCGTGTGGACGGTCACGGAGCGGTCCCCGGGCATCCCGCTGACCGAACTCCTCGGGCGCGGCCCGATGAACTACATCCGCGCGGCCCGCATCGGGCTCGGCCTCCTCGACGTCCTCGCCGCCGCCCACAACGCGGGGGTGACGCACGGCGATCTCAGCCCCGGTCAGGTGCGCGTGCACGAGCGGGACGCGGTCACGGTGAACGGTTTCGGCCTCATGGGGGCCACCGTCTCGCCACGCGTCACCGCACCGTCGTACGCCTCCCCGGAGCAGGCCCGGGGCGAAGGCACCGGACCGGCGGCGGACCTGTGGGCGCTGGGCGCGATGATGTACGCGATGGTGGAGGGCTGGCCGCCCATCCGCGACCGCGGACGGCTCGACGCCACGCTGCGTGCCGTGGAACGGCTGCCCATCCGGGCGCCGCTGAGCGCAGGACCGCTCGCACCGGCGATTCAGGGTCTCCTGCGCAGGGATCACTTGGAGCGGGTGCCCGAGCCGGTCGTACGCGAGGCCCTGGCGCGCATCCTCAAGGAGGACCTCGACGATGCGACGGCCGCGGCGCCCCTGCCGCTCTACCGGGATCCGGGCACCGTCGCCCGGCGCACGGGACGCACCCGGGGCGGACTGCCGGTCAGCCGGCCGGTCCTGCTGGGCGGAGCGCTGGCCGTCACCGTCGTCTGCTTCGCCGTGCTCACCGCGGCGGGCGGCCTGCCCGACGGGGACACGTCCGCATCCGGCGCGGCTCCCTCACGGACGTCCTCGGTCCCCTCCGCCGACCCCACCGATCCCGCCACGCTCCCCGAGCGGACACCGTCGGCGTCCCCCACGCCTTCCCCCTCCTTCACCGTCGGAGAGAAGGTGCCGTCCGGCTTCTCCCGCTATCAGGCACCCGAGGGCTTCTCCATCGACCTCCCCAAGGGCTGGGAACGCCTGCGGACCACAAGCTCCGCCGACCTGTCCTACCGGGTCACCTTCGGCGCGAGTGGTGACCCACGCACGCTGGCCGTCACCTACAGCACGCGGCTGGGCCCGGATCCCGTCGCGGTCTGGAGCGCGCTGGAGCCGTCCCTGCGGGCCGCTTCCACCGGCTACGAGCGGGTGGGCGACATCCGTGCCGTGGACTATCGCGGCCGCGAGGGTGCCGACATGGAGTGGTACTCCGTGACCGACGGCGGACTCCGCGAGCACACGTTCGGACGGGGTTTCCTCATCGGCGACCACCGGGGCTTCTCGCTGCGCTGGACGACCCCGGCGGACGACTGGAACACCTCCGCCAACCGGAAGGCGCTGGACGTCTTCCTCCAGTCCTTTCGGCCGAGTTCGAAGTGA
- a CDS encoding 4-hydroxybenzoate 3-monooxygenase — translation MISPSPTSVQRVPVVIVGAGPAGLTLGNILRAASVDCVVLENESREFIEQRPRAGFIEEWAVRALRQRGLADRLVERAQPHSECEFRIDGERHRFRYAELTGDRHFVYPQPLLVTDLVREYADVRGGDIRFGVQDVALHAIDGDRPSVLYTDPATGERRRIECEIIAGCDGARGVTRTHVPPERGSLARYDYGVGWLALLAEAPPSSDCVVFGVNSRGFAAHMARSPQVTRYYLEVTPGDDPENWPHDRVWSELRARLSVTGSPPLTEGRLIEKRVLDMHSYVVEPMTYGRLFLAGDSAHLVAPIAAKGMNLALYDALLLADALVSYFGTGDGSGLRDYSAACLRRVWEYQEFSQWFAELLHGPSSGDPFRAGSAGARLRRLLGSPAAAATFADSYIGKVPVR, via the coding sequence GTGATTTCCCCCTCCCCCACATCCGTACAGCGCGTCCCCGTCGTCATCGTCGGCGCGGGACCGGCCGGTCTCACCCTCGGCAACATCCTGCGCGCCGCGTCCGTCGACTGCGTGGTCCTGGAGAACGAGAGTCGGGAGTTCATCGAACAGCGGCCCCGGGCGGGCTTCATCGAGGAATGGGCGGTACGCGCCCTGCGGCAACGGGGGCTGGCCGACCGGCTCGTGGAGCGGGCCCAGCCGCACAGCGAGTGCGAGTTCCGGATCGACGGCGAACGTCACCGGTTCCGGTACGCCGAGCTGACCGGGGACCGCCATTTCGTCTATCCGCAGCCGCTGTTGGTGACCGACCTGGTGCGCGAGTACGCCGATGTGCGCGGCGGCGACATCCGGTTCGGCGTACAGGATGTCGCTCTGCACGCCATCGACGGCGACCGGCCCTCGGTGCTGTACACGGACCCGGCCACGGGCGAGCGCCGGCGCATCGAGTGCGAGATCATCGCGGGCTGCGACGGCGCGCGCGGAGTGACCCGCACCCACGTGCCGCCGGAGCGCGGTTCCCTGGCCCGCTACGACTACGGAGTGGGCTGGCTGGCGCTGCTCGCCGAGGCACCCCCGTCGTCCGACTGTGTCGTCTTCGGCGTCAACTCACGTGGATTCGCCGCCCACATGGCCCGCAGCCCCCAGGTCACCCGCTACTACCTGGAGGTGACGCCCGGCGACGACCCGGAGAACTGGCCGCACGACAGGGTGTGGTCCGAACTCCGCGCCCGGCTGTCGGTGACGGGTTCCCCACCGCTCACCGAGGGACGGCTGATCGAGAAGCGGGTGCTCGACATGCACAGCTATGTCGTGGAGCCGATGACGTACGGACGGCTGTTCCTGGCCGGTGACTCCGCCCATCTCGTGGCGCCGATCGCGGCGAAGGGCATGAACCTGGCGCTGTACGACGCGCTGCTCCTGGCGGACGCGCTCGTCTCCTACTTCGGGACGGGCGACGGCAGCGGGCTGCGCGACTACTCGGCGGCCTGTCTGCGGCGCGTCTGGGAGTACCAGGAATTCTCTCAGTGGTTCGCGGAGTTGCTGCACGGGCCGTCGTCGGGCGATCCCTTCCGGGCGGGGTCCGCGGGTGCGCGGCTGCGGCGACTGCTGGGCTCGCCCGCCGCGGCGGCCACGTTCGCGGACTCCTACATCGGCAAGGTGCCCGTGCGCTGA
- a CDS encoding LLM class F420-dependent oxidoreductase, whose translation MVQIGYTMMTEQTGPRDLVDDVVRAEEVGFDFSVTSDHYFPWLRAQGHSPYAWSVLGAAAQATSRIPLMTYVTCPTFRYHPAVVAQKAATLQLLSQGRFRLGLGSGENLNEHVVGGGWPSVDVRHEMLEEAIGIIRALFDGGHVNHRGTHFDVESAKLWDLPDQPPPIGVAVSGEQSCALAGHLADLVIATEPDPELLASFDRHGGQGKPRVGQLPVSYDPDRDTAVHRAHEQFRWFGGGWKVNAELPHPDSFAGATQFVTPDDVAGSIPCGDDPDTFVEAVRPFAEAGFTEIALVQIGGDAQADFLDWSAKTLLPELRAAFA comes from the coding sequence ATGGTGCAAATCGGATACACGATGATGACGGAACAGACCGGCCCGCGTGACCTCGTCGACGATGTCGTGCGGGCCGAGGAGGTCGGCTTCGATTTCTCGGTGACGTCGGACCACTACTTTCCGTGGCTGCGCGCACAGGGGCACTCCCCGTACGCGTGGAGTGTGCTCGGCGCGGCCGCCCAGGCCACCTCGCGCATTCCCCTGATGACGTACGTGACGTGCCCGACCTTCCGCTATCACCCCGCGGTGGTGGCCCAGAAGGCGGCAACCCTGCAATTGCTGTCTCAGGGCAGGTTCCGGCTCGGGCTCGGCTCGGGAGAGAACCTCAACGAGCATGTGGTGGGCGGCGGTTGGCCCTCGGTCGATGTGCGGCACGAGATGCTCGAAGAGGCGATCGGCATCATCCGCGCACTGTTCGACGGGGGCCACGTCAACCATCGTGGGACCCACTTCGACGTGGAGTCGGCCAAGCTGTGGGATCTGCCGGACCAGCCGCCGCCGATCGGCGTCGCCGTCTCCGGCGAACAGTCCTGCGCGCTGGCGGGTCACCTCGCCGACCTCGTCATCGCCACGGAACCCGATCCGGAACTGCTCGCCTCCTTCGACCGGCACGGCGGACAGGGCAAGCCCCGGGTGGGGCAGCTGCCGGTCAGCTATGACCCCGACCGGGACACCGCCGTGCACCGGGCGCACGAGCAGTTCCGCTGGTTCGGCGGGGGCTGGAAGGTCAACGCGGAGCTGCCGCACCCCGACTCCTTCGCCGGTGCCACACAGTTCGTCACGCCGGACGACGTCGCCGGGTCGATTCCGTGCGGCGACGATCCGGACACCTTCGTCGAGGCCGTACGGCCCTTCGCGGAGGCGGGCTTCACCGAGATCGCGCTCGTGCAGATCGGCGGCGACGCCCAGGCCGACTTCCTGGACTGGTCGGCGAAGACGCTGCTGCCCGAGCTGCGGGCTGCCTTCGCGTGA
- a CDS encoding serine hydrolase domain-containing protein, with protein sequence MSARPLPVSTPGEQGVDASGIHAFLDAVEVAPDIEPHSLMILRHGHVVASGWWAPYTPERRQLLYSLSKSFTSTAAGFAGAEGLLRLDDPVISYFPEFDADITDPRSRAMLVRHVASMASGHLAETYAEAFRLDRKETVRGFLLIPPERDPGTVFAYNQSATYTLAAIVQRVTGQSLTAYLRPRLFDPLGIGEAAWRQGPAGRDLGFSGLHATTDAIARLGQLYLQDGVWERRRLLPSSWIAEATRAHISTADGTAEGALSDWQQGYGFQFWRSRHGYRGDGAYGQFCLVLPEYDAVIATTAATEQMQDLLNLVWRHLLPAFGTAPLPGEGDDTLRSRLARLALPPVEAHLEPPARGEAWAGAEFLPKGGACAEQRTLAGVAVAAGDKGWRLSLDEGDRRIDLMLGISDWTVDPGTIPTAVTGGWTDPETLRVDVLFLETPHRLTVTCSLPEHTFTARWHTVPLHGGPLHKLHAPSHLP encoded by the coding sequence ATGAGTGCTCGTCCCCTGCCTGTCAGCACGCCCGGCGAGCAGGGTGTCGACGCGTCGGGCATTCACGCGTTCCTCGATGCCGTCGAGGTCGCCCCGGACATCGAACCGCACAGCCTGATGATCCTGCGCCACGGTCACGTCGTCGCCTCCGGCTGGTGGGCGCCGTACACACCCGAGCGGCGTCAACTGCTCTACTCGCTGAGCAAGAGCTTCACGTCCACGGCCGCGGGATTCGCCGGCGCAGAAGGGCTGTTGCGCCTCGACGACCCCGTGATCTCGTACTTCCCCGAATTCGATGCCGACATCACCGACCCACGCAGCCGCGCCATGCTCGTACGGCATGTGGCGTCGATGGCGAGCGGTCACCTCGCCGAGACCTACGCCGAGGCGTTCCGGCTCGACCGCAAGGAGACCGTACGCGGCTTCCTGCTGATACCGCCTGAGCGAGACCCCGGCACCGTGTTCGCGTACAACCAGTCCGCCACCTACACGCTCGCCGCGATCGTCCAGCGCGTGACCGGCCAGTCGCTGACGGCGTATCTGCGGCCCCGGCTGTTCGACCCCCTGGGCATCGGCGAAGCCGCCTGGCGGCAGGGCCCGGCCGGCCGCGACCTCGGCTTCAGCGGCCTGCACGCCACGACCGACGCGATCGCGCGGCTCGGCCAGCTGTACCTGCAGGACGGCGTCTGGGAGAGGCGGCGGCTCCTGCCGTCCTCGTGGATCGCGGAGGCCACCCGTGCGCACATCTCCACCGCGGACGGTACGGCCGAGGGGGCGCTGTCGGACTGGCAGCAGGGGTACGGATTCCAGTTCTGGAGGTCGCGGCACGGGTACCGCGGCGATGGGGCGTACGGGCAGTTCTGCCTCGTGCTGCCCGAGTACGACGCGGTGATCGCGACGACCGCGGCGACCGAGCAGATGCAGGACCTGCTGAATCTGGTGTGGCGCCACCTGCTGCCCGCCTTCGGCACCGCTCCGCTCCCGGGCGAGGGGGACGACACACTGCGGAGCCGTCTCGCGCGGCTCGCCCTGCCGCCGGTCGAGGCGCATCTCGAGCCTCCCGCCCGGGGCGAAGCCTGGGCGGGCGCCGAGTTCCTTCCGAAGGGCGGTGCCTGCGCGGAGCAGCGGACTCTGGCGGGAGTCGCGGTAGCGGCGGGGGACAAGGGCTGGCGCCTGTCGCTGGACGAGGGCGACCGGCGAATCGACCTGATGCTGGGTATCTCCGACTGGACCGTCGACCCGGGCACCATCCCCACGGCCGTGACCGGCGGATGGACCGACCCGGAGACCCTGCGCGTCGACGTGCTGTTCCTGGAGACCCCGCACCGTTTGACGGTGACCTGCTCGCTCCCTGAGCACACGTTCACGGCACGGTGGCACACGGTCCCGCTGCACGGCGGCCCACTGCACAAACTCCACGCACCGTCGCACCTGCCGTAA
- a CDS encoding DUF308 domain-containing protein: MGSSHAPHPPSYPHPRPVPAGAQDLDQDVYPGVLGLLARFAWQRQVAMGVVTLVLGVLALAWPGATVLVVGVLFGIYLPAYGVVQLTVALQPASVRGRHTRAPTCGELLQRCAQRAASA, from the coding sequence ATGGGTTCCTCCCACGCACCGCATCCGCCTTCGTATCCGCATCCGCGTCCCGTACCGGCGGGTGCGCAGGACCTCGATCAAGATGTGTATCCCGGAGTGCTGGGTCTCCTGGCCCGTTTCGCCTGGCAGCGGCAGGTGGCCATGGGGGTGGTCACGCTCGTCCTGGGTGTACTCGCCCTGGCCTGGCCCGGTGCCACTGTGCTGGTGGTCGGCGTCCTGTTCGGGATCTATCTGCCGGCGTACGGCGTCGTCCAGCTGACGGTGGCCCTCCAGCCGGCGAGCGTACGCGGCCGGCATACCCGGGCACCTACGTGCGGTGAGCTTCTTCAGCGGTGCGCTCAGCGTGCTGCCTCGGCCTGA
- a CDS encoding DUF308 domain-containing protein — translation MRSACCLGLICFRGAAQSILLPQLWIGFGRLTHGFMISAAAISAEDLPTRGRQAVLGILTSLGGIVLIVSPFRSVAALTLVAGLWLTALGVIEIADGIRVRALLGN, via the coding sequence GTGCGCTCAGCGTGCTGCCTCGGCCTGATCTGCTTCCGCGGCGCGGCCCAGTCGATCCTGCTGCCGCAATTGTGGATCGGCTTCGGCCGGCTGACCCACGGATTCATGATCTCTGCGGCGGCGATCTCCGCGGAGGACCTGCCGACCCGCGGCCGGCAGGCCGTGCTCGGCATCCTCACCTCCCTCGGCGGCATCGTGCTGATCGTGTCGCCCTTCCGCTCCGTCGCCGCGCTGACGCTGGTCGCCGGACTCTGGCTCACCGCGCTCGGCGTCATCGAGATCGCGGACGGCATCCGAGTACGGGCGCTCCTCGGCAACTGA
- a CDS encoding VOC family protein, whose protein sequence is MDAVDLAAIEAERQRIRDAYLTEERPASSARGVHHVALLSSDVERTVRFYQDVLGFPLTEMIENRDYKGSTHFFFDLGNGNLLAFFDFPGLDLGPYAEVLGGLHHLAISVDPTTWQRLRERLDAAGVEYVQEGGSSMYFRDPDGARVELLAEPLGEMYGRSVR, encoded by the coding sequence ATGGATGCGGTGGACCTGGCAGCGATCGAGGCGGAGCGTCAGCGGATCCGGGACGCGTATCTGACCGAGGAGAGGCCGGCGAGCTCGGCCCGCGGAGTGCACCATGTCGCGCTGCTCTCCTCGGACGTGGAGCGGACCGTGCGGTTCTACCAGGACGTCCTGGGTTTCCCCCTCACGGAGATGATCGAGAACCGCGACTACAAGGGCTCGACCCACTTCTTCTTCGACCTCGGCAACGGCAACCTCCTGGCCTTCTTCGACTTCCCCGGCCTCGACCTCGGCCCGTACGCGGAGGTGCTCGGCGGACTGCACCACCTGGCCATCTCGGTCGACCCCACCACCTGGCAGCGGCTGCGCGAGCGGCTCGACGCCGCCGGAGTCGAGTACGTGCAGGAGGGCGGCTCGTCGATGTACTTCCGCGATCCCGACGGCGCCCGCGTCGAACTGCTCGCCGAGCCGCTCGGCGAGATGTATGGCAGGTCGGTGCGCTGA
- a CDS encoding threonine/serine dehydratase — protein sequence MIGVREIRAVAERIARHVVRTPTVPSPGLSSLLNAPVTVKLELLQRTGSFKARGATARLLALSEAERAAGVVAVSGGNHGIALAVMAAALDVKATVVMPRSASTRAAEIVESSGASLRLTDDMAGAFALMTRLRAEGLTLVHPFDDPLVIAGQGTVGLEFAEDAGELTDVLVSIGGGGLISGVAAALRALRPGVRIWGVETEGAQAMSEALATGGPVPVPLSSIVTTLSAPAVSQLTYDHVSALVDEVLVVPDREAVRGTLDLADHAKVWAEPAAGCLLPAARRVLERVGDEARLGLVLCGGNATTGDVMSWAERFDLR from the coding sequence TTGATCGGTGTCCGGGAGATCCGTGCCGTGGCCGAACGGATTGCCCGACATGTCGTGCGGACGCCCACGGTGCCGAGCCCGGGACTGTCGTCGCTGCTGAATGCGCCGGTCACGGTGAAGCTGGAACTGCTGCAGCGCACCGGGTCGTTCAAGGCGCGTGGGGCGACGGCCCGGCTGCTCGCGCTGAGCGAGGCCGAGCGCGCGGCGGGTGTGGTGGCGGTGAGCGGCGGCAACCACGGGATCGCGCTCGCGGTGATGGCCGCCGCGCTCGATGTGAAGGCGACCGTGGTGATGCCACGGTCGGCGTCGACGCGTGCAGCCGAGATCGTGGAATCGTCCGGCGCCTCACTGCGGCTGACCGATGACATGGCCGGTGCGTTCGCGCTCATGACGCGGCTGCGGGCCGAGGGACTGACGCTTGTCCACCCGTTCGACGATCCGCTCGTGATCGCCGGGCAGGGCACCGTCGGCCTGGAGTTCGCCGAGGACGCCGGAGAACTGACCGATGTGCTCGTCAGTATCGGCGGCGGCGGGCTGATCTCCGGTGTCGCCGCGGCACTGCGGGCGCTGCGGCCGGGGGTGCGGATCTGGGGTGTGGAGACGGAAGGCGCGCAGGCCATGTCCGAGGCGCTGGCCACGGGCGGCCCGGTGCCGGTGCCGCTGTCCTCGATCGTGACCACGCTCAGCGCGCCGGCCGTCTCGCAACTGACGTACGACCATGTGTCCGCCCTGGTCGACGAGGTGCTCGTGGTCCCGGACCGGGAGGCGGTACGGGGCACCCTCGATCTCGCCGACCACGCCAAGGTGTGGGCCGAGCCGGCCGCGGGCTGTCTGCTGCCCGCGGCCCGGCGGGTGCTGGAGCGCGTCGGGGACGAGGCCCGGCTGGGGCTGGTGCTGTGCGGGGGCAACGCGACCACCGGGGACGTCATGTCCTGGGCGGAGCGTTTCGATCTGCGCTGA